The Ptychodera flava strain L36383 chromosome 14, AS_Pfla_20210202, whole genome shotgun sequence genome segment ATGTTGATTTAACACACCAGGATGATTTTCATGGATGTCCACTGTACGGCAAACTTGAATGGAAGAATGCAACACATTTTGTGATTGAAAAGTTTGGTGCATCATCATCATGTAGCTTCTGTGTAGGTGTTCAGGTGATAGCTGCATTGTATGCCTTGGCATTTGCTATTTATCACATCTACGTTCTTGTGAAGAAGGAAAACAAGTAAGTTGTCTTTGTACCGTCCCTCTGAGTAAACATGACATGAGTTCTTATAGCAAATTAATGATCAGTTATTTGCagttgtatttgtaaaaatatttcaatttacgGTGATTAATATGGAACACTTGTTAATTCCAAAATTGTTTCATCCTGATGTTTGGTTTATGATAATTGCTGTTATCCAGTCTTTTGTAAATTGTatgcttaacccttttcctgccagacagtatcacttccccatcagccaactcagtgaaaagcAGTGTTGAGCCAAACCATACATATTTCCACccatttggcttggtctgttccaacagctttagtccataaaaatcatgtttacagtatctgtaatttcaggggccttcaaatgttcaatttttgtttttgcaccAAATGGGACATATTGTGCTTTGCTAGTAGTTTTaatgaacttgacctgatggtgaaatattaacttggcaggaaaagggttaatgaaaatCATAGgataaaaggaaaataattgtcaaaataGTTTATTTAATACCTAAAAGTAATATAAAGTAACATCTAGAAAGTAGTATTATAAGCAGTTAATGAACCAGTGGCCCACTGTTTTATAGACAAACTCTtcttttgtcataaaaaatacTATCTAATATTTTCTGGTGCATATACTGCTTTGTGCACAATGCCTCAGTGGTTGGTATGGAGGCTGGAAAATTACTGACAGTAAATCCCAAAtaaatagactgaaagattcagccaAATGTGGGTACTTCAGCGCGGCACTCAGGTCAGATTTTATGGAGCATAGGAACACCTGTACATCAGGCTATACGTGTATCTTTCATTCTACCTAGATTTACTATCTCAGTGCCATACACTAATCATTCTACCTAGATTTACTATCTCAGTGCCATACACTAATCATTCTACCTAGATTTACTATCTCAGTGCCATACACTAATCATTCTACCTAGATTTACTATCTCAGTGCCATACACTAATAGCTACCTAGATTTACTATCTCAGTGCCATACACTAATAGCTACCTAGATTTACTATCTCAGTGCCATACACTAATAGCTACCTAGATTTACTATCTCAGTGCCATACACTAATAGCTACCTAGATTTACTATCTCAGTGCCATACACTAATCAGTCTACCTAGATTTACTATCTCAGTGCCATACACTAATAGCTTGAAAACATCTTTGTTTTTAGAAAGATAACATGAGAAAATGTCACATAGATGCGTGTCTTCCTTTTGCTGTGTTAGAATTTTCAAGATATCAGTTGTTAGGCCTaaagttaatatttttgtacaaacatTTACAGGAACATATGGATAATACCAAGCCTGTTGATCAATGCAGGTTTTACCATCGTGATCTTCATACAAGCTTGTGTAGTTAGCGTTGGATTCTTACAGTGGTGTAACAACATAGAAGATGGTGAGCTTGTCAAGCAGTAAGCATCACTTACATTCATCGTACCTATCACTAGTGTTTACTTTTAAAAGATCACCCTTACAATTCAGGGTTGTTGCCATAAATGACTCAAAAGAAAAAGACTTAAAGTGTataatttgaagaaaaaattgacCGAAAAAACTTTTGGAGTAAAATGTCCTAAATATGAATCGGTATTTAATTTTTCTActttttcatggactttatTTCTGAGCATAAATTATAAATCACAAGTTGATATGTCTGTCAATGTTCGTTGCTAAAGCAATCACATAAAACTCTTTGTATATTGGGCAATGAATAATTGGTAACCTTAAAACAGTCTGTTCCAGTGAGGAATATCCAGATTGGTACTGCAAGAAATCATTTTTCCTTCGGGATGAAAAAATTGATCAGATTGTTAAAACAAAAGCTGTTAAGATAGAAAGTTCAAGGCCAAACTTGGCTGGATCCCTTTCGAAGTTCATCCTAGTGTACCACAAActgcattttacacattgtcAATGATCACTGTCATCTTTTTACCTTCAACTAACAATGAAGAATTATTACAGACTATTACAAATCAAACTACTCAGGAACATACTTTGAAGGCAGTAATTCACTCAaatcacatttttgtaaaattctgcTACTGTCGTAGATTCTCTCAATCCTAAGAGAACTTAGCTAAGCTTGAAAGTTTGATAATGCGGATGGATGATTTTGTTGCTATGGGAATATTTCTGCTCTTCAAAAATGTGACCTCATCAATAAGGCACCAATGGAAACCTGTATTACCGGTACTCTCACTGGTATATAGCTTATTACAAtcaagaaaagtattgtaaataatTTAATGCTAAGGTCAAAGTAAAAACTTCAAAGAAAGACTTTTCTGAACAAGATAAAACTCAAAGGAACCAAAACACAATCAGCTCAATGAGGAAAGTTACATTAAAATGAACcatgtaaacattttatttacattataTAAACTGAGAACTTACATTTACATTACACAAATTATTCCTCAATTCGAATTCGGTATAACCCATTTATTGCCTCAAAGTGAAATGTAGTGTTTACAAGACAATAATAAAGTATTTGACACTTTTGGTAAATATAGCTACATTTATTCCtacaaaatatgtttacaagcAACTAATAAACAGCATTACTGCAAAATGAatcataataatttatttagcAAGTAATTTAGTATATTGTTGTTATTGTCATATTGTTACTTTGTAACTACTGTCATCTGATAAGGTATAAATTGATGTAATCTATTCTTTTGCTTTCATTATCAGCTGTAGGGATGGACAATCATTTAACTGGAATGCGTACAATCCAAGTCCTCGCATTGATGGCTCCTCTTTCT includes the following:
- the LOC139150441 gene encoding transmembrane protein 179-like, with amino-acid sequence MAEIHIFLIIETVLLFGASLTGFISAITIGITRDDFHGCPLYGKLEWKNATHFVIEKFGASSSCSFCVGVQVIAALYALAFAIYHIYVLVKKENKNIWIIPSLLINAGFTIVIFIQACVVSVGFLQWCNNIEDGELVKHCRDGQSFNWNAYNPSPRIDGSSFYDNLKTGESTSWFAFLFWAALLAVSIIRRFRDNRIPEDHTAEERKPVLTPSPPVKT